A genomic segment from Triticum dicoccoides isolate Atlit2015 ecotype Zavitan chromosome 1A, WEW_v2.0, whole genome shotgun sequence encodes:
- the LOC119271391 gene encoding cytochrome P450 89A2-like produces the protein MDTWHIFLGSILLAIPLILLLRGRKGGRLRVPPGPPSLPVLGSVVWLTNSPADVEPLLRRLFKRYGPIVSLRVGSRLSIFVADRRLAHAALVERGATLADRPALPSLKLLGENNNTITRASYGPVWRLLRRNLVSETLHPSRVRLFAPARSWVRRVLAEKLRDESSSGGAAVVETFQYAMFCLLVLMCFGERLDEATVRAIAAAQRELLIYRSRKMAIFSFLPSVTKHLYRDRLQTVHAMQRRKKDLFVPLINARREYRKLGGEPKKESAFEHSYVDALLDIKLPEEGNRPLTDDEMINLCSEFLDAGTDTTSTGLQWIMAELVKNPAIQEKLYKEISATKGDDQDEVSEEDVHKMPYLKAVVLEGLRKHPPAHFVLPHKAAADMEIGGYLIPKGATMNFMVAEMSRDEREWEKPTEFVPERFLPGGAGEAVDVTGNREIKMMPFGVGRRICAGLGIAMLHLEYFVANMVREFEWQEVAGEEVDFAEKNEFTVVMKKPLRPRLVPRRA, from the coding sequence ATGGACACGTGGCACATCTTCCTCGGCTCGATCCTCCTCGCCATCCCGCTGATCCTACTCCTCCGCGGCCGCAAGGGCGGCCGGCTCCGCGTCCCGCCCGGCCCGCCGTCCTTGCCGGTGCTGGGCAGCGTCGTGTGGCTGACCAACTCGCCCGCCGACGTTGAGCCCCTGCTCCGGCGCCTCTTCAAGCGCTACGGCCCCATCGTGTCCCTGCGCGTGGGGTCCCGCCTCTCCATCTTCGTCGCCGACCGCCGCCTGGCCCACGCGGCGCTCGTTGAGCGCGGCGCCACGCTCGCGGACCGCCCCGCGCTCCCTTCGCTCAAGCTGCTGGGCGAGAACAACAACACCATCACGCGCGCCAGCTACGGGCCTGTCTGGCGCCTCCTCCGCCGCAACCTCGTCTCCGAGACGCTGCACCCGTCCCGCGTCCGCCTCTTCGCGCCCGCGCGCTCCTGGGTGCGCCGCGTGCTGGCCGAGAAGCTGCGTGATGAGTCGTCGTCCGGCGGCGCGGCCGTCGTGGAGACGTTCCAGTACGCCATGTTCTGCCTCCTCGTGCTCATGTGCTTCGGTGAGCGGCTCGACGAGGCCACGGTCCGCGCGATCGCCGCCGCCCAGCGCGAACTTCTCATCTACAGGTCGAGGAAGATGGCCATCTTCTCCTTCCTGCCGTCGGTGACCAAGCATCTCTACCGCGACCGCCTCCAGACCGTGCACGCCATGCAGCGGAGGAAGAAGGACCTGTTCGTGCCGCTGATCAACGCTCGGCGGGAGTACAGAAAACTCGGCGGCGAGCCCAAGAAAGAGAGCGCGTTCGAGCACTCCTACGTCGACGCCCTGCTCGACATAAAGCTCCCCGAGGAGGGAAACCGCCCGCTCACCGACGACGAGATGATCAACCTCTGTTCCGAGTTCCTCGACGCCGGGACCGACACCACCTCCACCGGGCTGCAGTGGATCATGGCCGAGCTGGTGAAGAACCCGGCCATCCAGGAGAAGCTCTACAAAGAGATCAGCGCCACGAAGGGGGACGACCAGGACGAGGTCTCGGAGGAGGACGTCCACAAGATGCCGTACCTCAAGGCGGTGGTCCTCGAGGGCCTCCGGAAGCACCCACCGGCGCACTTCGTGCTGCCGCACAAGGCGGCGGCGGACATGGAGATCGGCGGATACCTGATTCCCAAGGGGGCGACGATGAACTTCATGGTGGCCGAGATGAGCAGGGACGAGCGGGAGTGGGAGAAGCCAACGGAGTTCGTGCCAGAGCGGTTCCTGCCAGGCGGCGCGGGCGAAGCGGTGGACGTGACCGGCAACCGGGAGATCAAGATGATGCCGTTCGGCGTGGGCCGGAGGATCTGCGCCGGGCTGGGCATCGCCATGCTCCACCTGGAGTACTTCGTGGCCAACATGGTGAGGGAGTTCGAGTGGcaggaggtcgccggcgaggaggtggaCTTCGCCGAGAAGAACGAGTTCACCGTCGTCATGAAGAAGCCGCTGCGCCCACGCCTCGTGCCACGAAGGGCCTGA